Below is a genomic region from Spirosoma radiotolerans.
AGGTCTTTGGAGGTTGCCAGCCAGACCGCCTGGTCCTTCCGCTCATAGAAAAGATACCACGTATCCTTTTCCTTCCAGAGGGTCGGAGTGCCATACGGCCCTTGGCTAAGCGGCTGATGGGTTGTGTACCGGATGTCGAGGGGCCCCTGTTCCGTCCAGTGGATTCGATTCGGTGACGTAAGTAAATGCGCCACATCGTTTCGGCCTTCGGCAACCATGTAATAGGTATTCCCGGATTTAACCACGCACATGTCTTCCACCCAGGTCGACGCGTGAATGGGATTGTCTTTGTAACGAGTCCAGGTTACTCCATCCGCCGACGTAGCATATCCCAGTGACCGGTTTTGGTCGGTCCCATCCCGGTAGCCGGTATACCAGAGATGGTAGGTATTGCCTTCCCGAAGGATATAGCCGCGTTCACGGATTTTCTGATCCCAGGTATCCGTGCCAGTTCCGGCAAACACTGGATTAGTCGAATTCGGGGTAAACGTTGTTAGTTCTGCCGGGAAGGCTGGAACATCCTGCCCGGCCAGATGGGGTGTATCCAATCCTGTCCATTGAGCAAAACCTAGCCCGGCGACAAGAAAACTAACAACAAACGCACTACGGATGAGGGTCAGCATGGATTAGCAAACGGAAGGTTACTCGAATAAATAGGTTCCAACAGCGCCACCCGACAGGACGGCCACGGCTCTTTTTCCACTTTTCTCGATGTTGAACCGTTGGGTTGACGGGCTGTCGTTTAGTACAATGAGGACAATACGGCCCTCAGGTGTTTTAAACGCAACATTAGGCAGCGATTTTGGCAAGTCGGAGTCAATACGAATGGATCCGGGCTGTACAAATTTAGAGACAACCGCAATGTTGTAATAGGCAGGATTCCGTTTTACCGTGTTCCCATTGATCGTTATTGCTCCCAGGCATTGATCGCAACCACCCGGTGTATGCGGTTTCTGCTCCGGATCGGCAGCCAGGTTCCATTGCAACACCGTACGGCTCCAGTTTCGGGTAGCCCCAATGATGAGTTCCCGAACGTGCCAGACCAGATCGCCCTTCAGATTGCCGGGGGCGCCAATCCACTGTTCGGTAAAGTACAAGTTTTTATCGGGATAGGCCTTGTGCACTTCCGAAAGCGCGCCAATGGGCCCAGCATAGAGGTGAAACGCCGACCCGTCGACGTACTTACGAGCGTCAGGATCATTTAACACCGTAATTGGGTAGTCGGGGCGATCCGCATTATGGTCGTACAGAATAATTTTTGTTTTGATTCCCGCTTTTTTAAAAGCCGGTCCCAGATTCTGTTTAATGAACAGGGCCTGTTCAGCGGGCAACATCAACAAACTGGGATTATTTCCCGGATGCAGCGGTTCATTCTGAATCGTAACGGCATCGATTCGGATACCAGCCGCCTGCATCTCCTGAATGTACTTAACGAAATAGCGAGCGTAGGCATCGTAAAATTCGAGTTTCAGACTCCCACCTTTTGTGTTCCCATTTGACTTCATCCAGGCCGGGGGCGACCAGGGAGAGCCCAAAATTTTAAGGGCCGGATTAATGGTCAATATCTGTTTAAGTACCGGAATCAGGTACTCCCTGTCGGGTGCCAGGTTAAATTTAGTGAGTTTAGGGTCTGTTTCACCTGTCGGAAGGTCATCGTAGGAGAATACGCGCTCGTCGAGGTCCGATGCACCAATACTCAGTCGCAGATAGCTCACCCCTATCCCCTTTCCTTCTGTGGAAAATAGTTCATTTAGCAAGGCCGCCCGCGATGCTTCATTCATTCGGCTAATAAGCATGGCACTGCCGCCAGTTAGCGTATAGCCAAATCCGTCGATAGGTTGGTAGGTTTGTGCCGCATCGACATGAATTGTTGGGGTGTCGGCAGGTTTGTCGGTAGTGGCAAATGGGATTGAGGGCTGCTGAACAAACAAAACCGACCGGCCAGGATCAGTCAACCAAAAAGCTACCTGACCAGACCGATCCAGATTGAGCCCTGTCTGGCGTATATTTTTTGGAAGGGCCTCTCGCTGGTTATACACACGAGCCAGCGGGGAAGTTAGACATATAGCGACCAGTATACACACTTGTCGGATTCGTTTCATCATTTTTGTACAAATCAAGGGGCGAGTCTCAGTCTACAAACATTCCCCTGAATGTGCAGGCTGGTTCATCGATCAGACAAAGTAATGATTTTACTTACAGAATTTGTCAGCCGTGTTTATTGATCAGGGAATTATTGTCGATTCGGTTCTGGTTGGTTGCTGAAACTCCAACATGCCTGCATGATCATTGTCACGGTCCAGAGCATACGGATTTTGTTTCAGAATTATAGCGATACCGAAGGTAACAAGCACTCCTTTAACCACACTTCCGGGAAAGAAACTACTGAATCGACTAGCTTTCACCAGGCTTAAACCGAGCTGAATCAGCCCAGCGAGCATGACGGCCATCAGAAATACCTCGTAAGAGCCTACTTTTGCAACCGAATCCGAAACGATAGCAGCCAGTCCAGCAACTGGTCTTTCCGAGCCAGAAAACAAAACCATTTGGACTAACTCGTTTTATAAACTATGGTAATTGCGATGCCTACCCTGTCCCAACGCTGACCCCGATTAAACGTAGTCTATTGGTAAAAAAAGAGTTTAAAACGTATACATACCTATCCATTGCTTACGCTTAGTTTAGCTGAACAAGAATTTATCCGGGCTCACCTAGCCGACGATGTTCGGGCGTTGTCGCTGCGTACACCTCCGCAGGGTCTGGATCTGCGCAAACTGGTGGCTCAGATTGCCGCCCGGCAGAAAGCCCGTGAAAAGCTGCCCGCCTGGTATGCCAATGATGCGCTCATTTTTCCGCCAGCTCTGTCGGTCGAACAGGCATCATCCGAACAAACGGCTCGCTATAAAGCAGCCCTGGTAAACGGAAAACGATTGCTCGATCTGACGGGCGGCATGGGTGTTGATAGCCTGGCGTTTGCCCAACAAATGGAGCAGGTTATTTACATCGAGCGAAACGACGAGTTGGCACAACTGGCGGCTCATAATCTGCCCTTGCTTGGCGCGATCAACATTTCGGTACAGACCGGGGATGGACTGGCTTTTTTAGCTACGTATCCGCACACCCTGGAGGAAACCGACTGGATCTATCTGGACCCCCATCGACGGGATGCGACCGGCGGAAAAGTTGTTCAACTGCAAGACTGTGAGCCGGATATGTCGCAACCCAGTATGCAGGCGTTCTTGTTAGCGAAGGCAAAACGAATTTTACTGAAAGCCTCCCCGTTACTTGACTTGAATTCGACCGTCCAACAGTTCATGGGACGCGTAGAATCTATACACGTCGTCGCGGTTTCGGGTGAGGTTAAAGAAATTTTATTTACTATTAGTAATCAACCAGTTGCGCAGGATAACATGTTAGTTAACGCTGTTAACCTATTGACAAATGAGACAAAAACCCTGAGCTTTCGCTGGCACGAAGAGCGCACCACTAACGTTACCCTGGGCAATCCACGCACATATCTATACGAACCAAACGCGGCTGTTTTAAAGGCGGGTGCCTTTCGATTAGTGGCCGCCCGGTATGGCCTGACGAAGATTGCCCAGAACAGCCATTTGTATACCAGTGATGAGGTATGCTGGGATTTCCCAGGCAGGATCTTTTCGCTAATAGATATACTCAAAGCAGATGCAAAATCGGTCAAAGCACGTATTCCAGATTTAAAAGCGAACTTAACCGTTCGTAATTTCCCGCAGACCGTAGCGGAGTTGCGGAAAAAATTATCTCTACGTGAAGGCGGGGATAAGTACATAATGGCCACTACCCTTCTCAATGGCGACAAACGGCTATTGATCACCCAAAAAGTTAGTAGAATTCAACCGTAGCAAATTCACTATATAGCGGCCAAACAGCCGAAAAATGTTAAGACCACCATGAAAACGTTACTGCAGTACATCCTGATTTATTGCCTGTTGGCACCCATAACCTCAACCATTGCTCAAACTGTTTATGCAGGCGAAAGCACCGTTGATAAAGTCAAATTGTCTGGCCTTTATTTAACCATTCAGGGCGATGGTAAACAGATTGAAAAAGATTGGGAAGCCCAACTTCAAACGTATGGGCGAGCTACGTCTTCGCGAGGTACGTACCGCGTCCCGAATGCAAGTATTTCGGCCATATCGTCCGAACCGATCAATCTGATAAGCACCGTAAAGTCATCACGCACGTCAGCCACTATTTTTACAGCTTATGATCTGGGAAGCGGCACCTTCGTAACACCCGGCGGCACCGGCTATGCAGCAGCGGAAGACATTTTAAAAAACTTTGCCAGCAAGACTCTGTACGAGCAGGAAGTTCGGGTGGCGCAAACCAGTTTCGATGACGCCCAGAAAAATCACCAGAAAATGGTTCGTACCGGCGAAAAGCTTCAACGGGATATTGAACAGAACGCTAAAGAAAAAGAAAAACTGTTGAAACGAATTGACGACAATGCTAAGGAACTGGAACAGTTAATCAAGGATCAGGCAACCAATAAAACTGACCAGGAAACAGCCCTTACTGAACTGGACAGTCGGAAGAAAAATATGGAAGCGGTAAAGGCAAAGAAGAACAATTAAACTTGCTTTTTTGGGTAAATGAATACTCTTTTTGTTCAGCCTTTATTATGGTAAAACAGGCATTAGTAAAAGCAAAATAAAAGGAGTATTCATTTGTTTCCAAATTTTTATAAAATCATCAAACTATATAGTCTACTACTAAATAAAAGTAAAATACAATTCCATTCGTTTTTTACATTGAGTATCAACCGAAGCTCATTCATACTAATATCAAACAATCTAAACATTATTAAATTGTATTTAATTAATAAGCTTTTGATTTAATCTATTTGGTACACAAATAATTCAATGTTTAGACAACTATTGTTATTACACCGTTTAATATATTAAAGTTTTTTAATCGACTCTTTAACATCTGGGATGTGTTATCAGAGCGTATATAGGACAAAAAGCTATATACCGTCTTTGCTAACCCATTTCATTTTATTACAAACCATTCATGCAACCTTCATTAACAGACGAAGAAACCATTCGCCAGTTTTTATCTAGTCAACCGAACCACTGTTTTGAAACACTCTATAAGCGATATGTAAGTAAAGTCTATCGCCGGTGTTTATCCATGACGAAAGACAGTGAAAAAGCGGAAGATTTTACCCACGACATTTTTATAAAAGCATTCGGTAAACTCGACGCGTTTCAGGAACGATCCACTTTTTCCACCTGGCTTTATTCTATTGCGTTTAATCATTGCTCCGATCAATTACGACTAGCCAAACGAGTTAATGTTGTGCCTATTGATGAAACGTCCAAGCTGGATGTTGCAGATTCGCAAGACAGCCAGTTGCATGAAGAATCGCTTTTGTTAGTTCGGCGGGCGATGAAAAGCCTGACCACCAGTGAGCAAGACCTGTTGCAGCTAAAATATGAGGACGGAATGACCATTGAGCAGATTGCTCAACTTTATGGGATCAAAACCAGCGCGGTTAAAATGAGACTGAAGCGCTGTCGGGAAAAAATTCACCGACTATATACCCAGCACGGAGATGTCTAGTAAAAAATAATCGCTTTTTAATAGTCTAGTGTTGGAGTAGCTTAAGCGTTCATTGTCAATGAAGATAGATGAGGAGTGAACCTAAAAACGCTTAGCTTTTTTATTCCTCCTTATAACAATATGCCTCAACGGCTCGTTGGGCTAAGTTAGAAGGCAGTTTACTGCCTTTGTAGGGGTTTTTTAATTATGATTAACTAACTCCTAGGTGTGGATAGAAAGCGGAAAGCCTGGCTACTTTGTGGCTAGGCTTTTTTGTTTTAGCCATACTTATTTAGACTTTTCTACGGAAAAGGCGTCACTTTAAACTGCTATTTCTATCGCATTTCTCAGTATATTCGCTACGTGGAATGCAACAAGTCTTATGTAGCTAAACATCACTCGACATGAAATTTGTAAGTCTGGCCCTTGTCCTTTGGCTGAGTTTGTCATCTTTGGGTTTCGCCCAAACTAAATCGGTAGAAAACGAAAAATTCGTTTTTCTTAACAATGGCGCAACGATCGGCATGATCGTTAAATCAGTCATAAAAGCTGATAAACAACGCTTGAAACTGACCGATCAGCAACTGCCTAAAGCCAAAGAAATCATTACCAATGCCACTGTCAGTTTTAATGAGGGTGTAAAGAAGCTAAAAGCCAGTGGCATGACCAGTAAAAAGTTGCGCGCGCTGGCTGTCGCTGTTGAAACCGATAAAGTACATGCCTACAAACCGCTCTTGACCCCCGAACAGTACACGATACTGGTTGCCAATCACAAGAAAGTCTTTCCGGAAGCGAAAGTTTAAGTGAGTTACCCGCACCAGCATCCCATTATCCAATAGAAGATCAGGTACTAATCGAAGCTTTTACTTATAGGTTGAATGAATATGATAGCCTTTCTCATCGCCCTGGCCACAACCTTGCTTTGGTATTTCTTCGACAGACCAGGAAAGAAGCAACGGTCCTCAAACGAATCGGTTAGTAGTTATCATGGCGTTATTCAAAAACATAGCCTTGATGCGTTTAAACAAAAAATCTACCCAATACAGCCTAACGAGAAATTACCCCAAACCCCTTTAGGCAAACTATATTACAGCATACCGGGCCGAACCTATATGCGTTTTATATGGAAAGGGCGCATCCTATAAGCCTGGCAGATTTTTAAAGTCTTTTGCATTGTTTAACTGTCATTTTTGGCAAAAGCCTAAACTTTGTCATTAGTTTCCTTCCTTAAAAAACACCCGTTTGACGCGTTCGCTGACACCGGTTAGAATCTCGTAGGGAATAGTCCCGATGCGTTGAGCAAGCCCCGTGATTGGAAGTTCAGGGCCGAAAATGATTACCTCATCCCCTTCGCTGGCCGATGCAGCTGTCACGTCGATCATGGTCATGTCCATGCAGACGTTCCCAACGGTTGGACAGCGGGTTCCATTTACCCACACCTCGCCAATGCCATTTCCCAACCGGCGGTCGTAGCCGTCGGCATACCCAATGGCGAGCGTAGCAATCCGGGCGTCGTGGTCAAGTACGCCCCGGCGACTGTAACCCACCGACTCCCCTGCCTGAACGGTTTTGATCTGGCTGATTACGGTGCGTAACGTACCTACCGGTTGCAAAGCGGCCTGATCGATCTGGGCAGCCTCCACTCCATACAGCCCAATCCCTAACCGAACCATATCGAGTTTGTACTCGGGGAAACGGACAATACCGGCCGAATTAAGTAAATGCCGGGTTGGCCGATAGCCAAGGGCTGATTCGAGAACCGTCGTGTTTCGGATGAAACACGCGTATTGGGTTTCGGTAAAGGTGTTAAACTGCGCATCATCGGCCCCAACTAAATGGCTGAATACCGTCGCGACCCGTAAAGCCGGGTTATGAATCAGGTAATCGGCAACGGTCGGAATTTCACTTTCGACAAACCCAAGCCGGTGCATGCCCGTATCAATTTTCAAATGAACTGGGTAGCCGGTAGCTCCTGCAGCCGATTCACCCGCTACTGATCTCGATTGTTCCCGAATATAGCTTCCCCATTCCCGCAGCATCCGCAGGCTATACAATTCAGGTTCAAGCTTGTATTCCAGGAGAGTAGCAAAGGTTTCGGGGGCGGGATTCATCACCATTATGGGCAGGTCGACGCCATTCTGCCGGAGCGATACGCCCTCGTCAGCATATGCAACCGCCAGGTAGTCGACCCGATGATACTGGAGCAATTGAGCTACCTCGGCACTCCCACTTCCGTAGGCAAATGCCTTCACCATGACCATCAGTTTGGTATCCGATGGCCGGGATGCCGCATCCTCGCTCCGGGCAATCCGTTCACGGTAATAGTTTAAGTTATGGGTTAAAGCATCCAGGTTTATTTCCAGCACTGTGCCATGAACTTTACGCTCCAGCCGATGCACAATCCGTTCGAAGGAAAAGGGCCGGGCTCCCTTTACCAGAACCGTACTATCGCGCAGATCGCTGAATAGGAAGCGGGTCAGAAATTCATCGGTCGTTGCATAAAACTGGCTGTTAGCCGCAAAAAAATGGGCGTTCTGGCTAACGACAGGCCCAACGCCAATGAACTGCTCCACATCATGGGCACGAATTATCTCCCCGACCTGCTGATACAGGTCTGCTTCGGGTTGCCCGGACTGAAGCACATCCGACAAAATAACGACCCGTCTACTCCGGGTACGTTGCTGGTTCAGGAAACGCAGAGCGAGCTGTAAACCAACTACATCGTTGTTATACGAATCGTCGATGAGCACACAATTGTTAATGCCTTCTTTCTGCTCCAGCCGCATGGAAACCGGCCGCAACCGGTTCAGTCGACTTTGCAGTTCAGCCGTATCCCAGGCGCGGAGTGCCAGCATCGTTACAATGCAGTGCATCAGGTTTTCCAGCGAGGCTGGGTCGGTGAACGGGAGAGACAGCACTAACCTGTTGTCCCGTTGTTTTTCCTGCAGGCTTAGCCGGTTTCCCTGCAATGAACCTTGATACGTAGCCGGTTGACCCGTTAACGACCAGGTTATGAGTCGCATATCCGGATTAATGGCTTTCAGCAACATATTGACTTCTTCGTCAATATCAGTGTAATCGACGGAGTAAATCAGGGTGTTGGCATGGATAAACAGCCGAAGTTTCTCTGCTATTTTTTGTTTCCGGGTTCGAAATCCCTCATCATGCGCCGTACCAATGTTCGTAAAAATGCCAATCGTAGGCCGGATTACGGCTTCGAGGGCCTGCATCTCCTGGGCTTTGGAAATACCGGCCTCAAAGATCCCTAGAGTGTCGCTCTCGGTCAGGGTGTGCACGGACAACGGGACTCCTAACTGCGAGTTATAACTTTTAGGGCTTTTGGCTACGACAAACCCGTCCGACGAGGAACTTCCCTCGAGCAATTGAGCCAGCCATTCCTTCACGATGGTTTTACCATTGCTGCCCGTGATCCCAATAATCGGAATCCGAAACTGTCGGCGGTGTTCAGCGGCCAAGGTTTGCAGCATGTGCAGGCTACTTTCCACTTCCATAAACTGGGCGTCGGGATAAGTGGCCA
It encodes:
- a CDS encoding THUMP-like domain-containing protein; this translates as MLTLSLAEQEFIRAHLADDVRALSLRTPPQGLDLRKLVAQIAARQKAREKLPAWYANDALIFPPALSVEQASSEQTARYKAALVNGKRLLDLTGGMGVDSLAFAQQMEQVIYIERNDELAQLAAHNLPLLGAINISVQTGDGLAFLATYPHTLEETDWIYLDPHRRDATGGKVVQLQDCEPDMSQPSMQAFLLAKAKRILLKASPLLDLNSTVQQFMGRVESIHVVAVSGEVKEILFTISNQPVAQDNMLVNAVNLLTNETKTLSFRWHEERTTNVTLGNPRTYLYEPNAAVLKAGAFRLVAARYGLTKIAQNSHLYTSDEVCWDFPGRIFSLIDILKADAKSVKARIPDLKANLTVRNFPQTVAELRKKLSLREGGDKYIMATTLLNGDKRLLITQKVSRIQP
- a CDS encoding glycoside hydrolase family 30 protein: MMKRIRQVCILVAICLTSPLARVYNQREALPKNIRQTGLNLDRSGQVAFWLTDPGRSVLFVQQPSIPFATTDKPADTPTIHVDAAQTYQPIDGFGYTLTGGSAMLISRMNEASRAALLNELFSTEGKGIGVSYLRLSIGASDLDERVFSYDDLPTGETDPKLTKFNLAPDREYLIPVLKQILTINPALKILGSPWSPPAWMKSNGNTKGGSLKLEFYDAYARYFVKYIQEMQAAGIRIDAVTIQNEPLHPGNNPSLLMLPAEQALFIKQNLGPAFKKAGIKTKIILYDHNADRPDYPITVLNDPDARKYVDGSAFHLYAGPIGALSEVHKAYPDKNLYFTEQWIGAPGNLKGDLVWHVRELIIGATRNWSRTVLQWNLAADPEQKPHTPGGCDQCLGAITINGNTVKRNPAYYNIAVVSKFVQPGSIRIDSDLPKSLPNVAFKTPEGRIVLIVLNDSPSTQRFNIEKSGKRAVAVLSGGAVGTYLFE
- a CDS encoding glycoside hydrolase family protein: MLTLIRSAFVVSFLVAGLGFAQWTGLDTPHLAGQDVPAFPAELTTFTPNSTNPVFAGTGTDTWDQKIRERGYILREGNTYHLWYTGYRDGTDQNRSLGYATSADGVTWTRYKDNPIHASTWVEDMCVVKSGNTYYMVAEGRNDVAHLLTSPNRIHWTEQGPLDIRYTTHQPLSQGPYGTPTLWKEKDTWYLFYERKDQAVWLATSKDLKVWTNVQDEPVLEKGPAGYDRYAVAMNQIIHYKGAYYAYYHASAFADWHEWSTNIAVSTDLVHWTKYSANPITSGNKSSGIVVNDGKQYRLYTMHPAVNLFLPTKGDGK
- a CDS encoding SulP family inorganic anion transporter, coding for MVLFSGSERPVAGLAAIVSDSVAKVGSYEVFLMAVMLAGLIQLGLSLVKASRFSSFFPGSVVKGVLVTFGIAIILKQNPYALDRDNDHAGMLEFQQPTRTESTIIP
- a CDS encoding RNA polymerase sigma factor, with product MQPSLTDEETIRQFLSSQPNHCFETLYKRYVSKVYRRCLSMTKDSEKAEDFTHDIFIKAFGKLDAFQERSTFSTWLYSIAFNHCSDQLRLAKRVNVVPIDETSKLDVADSQDSQLHEESLLLVRRAMKSLTTSEQDLLQLKYEDGMTIEQIAQLYGIKTSAVKMRLKRCREKIHRLYTQHGDV
- a CDS encoding bifunctional UDP-N-acetylmuramoyl-tripeptide:D-alanyl-D-alanine ligase/alanine racemase, which produces MLTKEFQLINRQWFTDSRQVTGPVTDARSAEAVFFAIQGEHHDGHAFIGDLYRKGIRQFVVERSALTPERQHELATYPDAQFMEVESSLHMLQTLAAEHRRQFRIPIIGITGSNGKTIVKEWLAQLLEGSSSSDGFVVAKSPKSYNSQLGVPLSVHTLTESDTLGIFEAGISKAQEMQALEAVIRPTIGIFTNIGTAHDEGFRTRKQKIAEKLRLFIHANTLIYSVDYTDIDEEVNMLLKAINPDMRLITWSLTGQPATYQGSLQGNRLSLQEKQRDNRLVLSLPFTDPASLENLMHCIVTMLALRAWDTAELQSRLNRLRPVSMRLEQKEGINNCVLIDDSYNNDVVGLQLALRFLNQQRTRSRRVVILSDVLQSGQPEADLYQQVGEIIRAHDVEQFIGVGPVVSQNAHFFAANSQFYATTDEFLTRFLFSDLRDSTVLVKGARPFSFERIVHRLERKVHGTVLEINLDALTHNLNYYRERIARSEDAASRPSDTKLMVMVKAFAYGSGSAEVAQLLQYHRVDYLAVAYADEGVSLRQNGVDLPIMVMNPAPETFATLLEYKLEPELYSLRMLREWGSYIREQSRSVAGESAAGATGYPVHLKIDTGMHRLGFVESEIPTVADYLIHNPALRVATVFSHLVGADDAQFNTFTETQYACFIRNTTVLESALGYRPTRHLLNSAGIVRFPEYKLDMVRLGIGLYGVEAAQIDQAALQPVGTLRTVISQIKTVQAGESVGYSRRGVLDHDARIATLAIGYADGYDRRLGNGIGEVWVNGTRCPTVGNVCMDMTMIDVTAASASEGDEVIIFGPELPITGLAQRIGTIPYEILTGVSERVKRVFFKEGN